Proteins from one Mus pahari chromosome 10, PAHARI_EIJ_v1.1, whole genome shotgun sequence genomic window:
- the Yipf2 gene encoding protein YIPF2 isoform X1 has protein sequence MAAADELAFHEFEEATNLLAETPDAATKQSDELTSREHVAVAVGSGIGYGAEVEEEDDKTSLLQEEKPQPRFWTFDYYQSFFDVDTSQVLDRIKGSLLPHPGHNFVRHHLRNRPDLYGPFWICATLAFVLVVTGNLTLVLAQRRDPSIHYSPQFHKVTIAGITIYCYAWLVPLALWGFLRWRQGTRERMGLYTFLETVCVYGYSLFVFIPTVVLWLIPVQWLQWLFGALALALSAAGLVFTLWPVVREDTRLVAAALLSIVVLLHALLALGCKLYFFQPLPLDHVVPAPQATPPSPNVLLPSSIQPMTTF, from the exons ATGGCAGCGGCTGACGAACTGGCCTTCCACG AGTTCGAGGAAGCCACAAATCTTCTGGCAGAGACCCCAGATGCAGCTACTAAACAAAGTGATGAGCTGACCTCCCGAGAGCacgtggctgtggctgtgggttCAGGCATTGGCTATGGAGCTGaagtagaggaagaggatgaCAAGACATCA CTTCTACAGGAAGAAAAGCCACAGCCCAGATTCTGGACATTTGACTACTATCAGAGCTTTTTTGATGTGGACACCTCCCAG GTCTTGGACAGGATCAAAGGCTCCCTGCTACCCCATCCTGGCCACAACTTTGTGCGGCACCATCTTAGAAACCGTCCCGACCTATATG GCCCCTTCTGGATCTGTGCCACCCTGGCCTTTGTCCTGGTGGTTACTGGCAATCTCACTTTGGTGCTTGCACAGAGACGGGACCCCTCCATTCACTACAGCCCCCAGTTCCACAAGG TGACTATAGCAGGCATCACCATCTACTGTTATGCGTGGCTAGTGCCGCTGGCGCTGTGGGGCTTCCTGCGGTGGCGCCAGGGCACGAGGGAGCGCATGGGGCTGTACACCTTCCTGGAGACAGTCTGTGTCTACGGCTACTCACTCTTTGTCTTCATTCCTACTGTG GTCCTGTGGCTTATCCCAGTGCAGTGGCTACAGTGGCTCTTTGgagccctggccctggccttgtCAGCTGCTGGGCTGGTATTCACACTGTGGCCTGTTGTCCGAGAGGATACACGGCTGGTGGCTGCGGCACTATTGTCTATTGTGGTGCTGCTTCACGCCCTCTTGGCGCTAGGCTGTAAG CTGTACTTCTTCCAGCCACTGCCTCTGGACCATGTGGTACCAGCACCCCAAGCCACACCTCCATCTCCCAACGTCCTGCTGCCCAGTTCAATCCAGCCCATGACGACCTTCTAG
- the Yipf2 gene encoding protein YIPF2 isoform X2, with protein sequence MAAADELAFHEFEEATNLLAETPDAATKQSDELTSREHVAVAVGSGIGYGAEVEEEDDKTSLLQEEKPQPRFWTFDYYQSFFDVDTSQVLDRIKGSLLPHPGHNFVRHHLRNRPDLYVTIAGITIYCYAWLVPLALWGFLRWRQGTRERMGLYTFLETVCVYGYSLFVFIPTVVLWLIPVQWLQWLFGALALALSAAGLVFTLWPVVREDTRLVAAALLSIVVLLHALLALGCKLYFFQPLPLDHVVPAPQATPPSPNVLLPSSIQPMTTF encoded by the exons ATGGCAGCGGCTGACGAACTGGCCTTCCACG AGTTCGAGGAAGCCACAAATCTTCTGGCAGAGACCCCAGATGCAGCTACTAAACAAAGTGATGAGCTGACCTCCCGAGAGCacgtggctgtggctgtgggttCAGGCATTGGCTATGGAGCTGaagtagaggaagaggatgaCAAGACATCA CTTCTACAGGAAGAAAAGCCACAGCCCAGATTCTGGACATTTGACTACTATCAGAGCTTTTTTGATGTGGACACCTCCCAG GTCTTGGACAGGATCAAAGGCTCCCTGCTACCCCATCCTGGCCACAACTTTGTGCGGCACCATCTTAGAAACCGTCCCGACCTATATG TGACTATAGCAGGCATCACCATCTACTGTTATGCGTGGCTAGTGCCGCTGGCGCTGTGGGGCTTCCTGCGGTGGCGCCAGGGCACGAGGGAGCGCATGGGGCTGTACACCTTCCTGGAGACAGTCTGTGTCTACGGCTACTCACTCTTTGTCTTCATTCCTACTGTG GTCCTGTGGCTTATCCCAGTGCAGTGGCTACAGTGGCTCTTTGgagccctggccctggccttgtCAGCTGCTGGGCTGGTATTCACACTGTGGCCTGTTGTCCGAGAGGATACACGGCTGGTGGCTGCGGCACTATTGTCTATTGTGGTGCTGCTTCACGCCCTCTTGGCGCTAGGCTGTAAG CTGTACTTCTTCCAGCCACTGCCTCTGGACCATGTGGTACCAGCACCCCAAGCCACACCTCCATCTCCCAACGTCCTGCTGCCCAGTTCAATCCAGCCCATGACGACCTTCTAG
- the Timm29 gene encoding mitochondrial import inner membrane translocase subunit Tim29, with translation MVTAALKKFWSGGRGEAGGEASGATTVAAKPGLWTRLSTWAGALLRDYAEACGDAAAAARARPGRAALYVGLLGGAAACCALAPGEAAFEEALLDASGSLLLLAPATRNRHSEEFLQRLLWLRGRGRLRHANLGFCSLVYEAPFDAQASLYQARCRYLQPRWVDFPGRILDVGFVGRWWVLRNRMLDCDINDDEFLHLPAHLRVVAPHQLHSEANERLFEEKYKPIVLTDDQVDQALWEEQVLQKERKDRLALNEADSLVQSDVSR, from the exons ATGGTGACAGCGGCTCTTAAGAAATTCTGGTCCGGTGGGCGCGGTGAAGCGGGAGGAGAGGCCAGTGGTGCCACGACGGTGGCGGCTAAGCCAGGGCTGTGGACACGACTGA GCACCTGGGCCGGCGCGCTGCTCCGGGACTACGCCGAGGCGTGCGGGGACGCGGCGGCTGCGGCGCGAGCGCGACCCGGCCGCGCGGCCCTGTACGTGGGGCTGCTGGGCGGCGCTGCTGCGTGCTGCGCGCTGGCGCCCGGCGAGGCGGCCTTCGAGGAGGCCCTGCTCGACGCATCGGGGTCGCTGTTGCTCTTGGCGCCGGCCACGCGCAACCGCCACTCGGAAGAGTTCCTGCAGCGCCTGCTGTGGCTGAGGGGCCGTGGGCGGCTGCGGCACGCGAACCTGGGCTTCTGCTCGCTGGTGTACGAAGCTCCCTTCGACGCCCAGGCCAGCCTCTACCAGGCCCGCTGCCGCTACCTGCAGCCGCGCTGGGTGGACTTCCCGGGCCGGATCCTCGACGTGGGGTTCGTTGGCCGCTGGTGGGTCCTGCGGAACCGCATGCTCGATTGCGACATCAACGACGACGAGTTTCTCCACCTGCCTGCGCATCTCCGCGTCGTCGCACCTCACCAGCTGCACTCGGAGGCCAATGAGAGGCTGTTCGAGGAGAAGTACAAGCCGATCGTGCTCACCGACGATCAGGTGGACCAGGCGCTGTGGGAGGAGCAGGTGttacagaaggagagaaaggatcGGCTAGCTTTGAACGAGGCTGATTCACTGGTTCAGTCCGATGTTTCCAGATGA